A DNA window from Pseudomonas wuhanensis contains the following coding sequences:
- the pth gene encoding aminoacyl-tRNA hydrolase produces MTAIKLIVGLGNPGAEYEQTRHNAGALFVERIAHAQGVNLVADRKYFGLTGRYSHQGQDVRLLIPTTYMNRSGQAVAALAGFFRIKPEEILVAHDELDLPPGVAKLKQGGGHGGHNGLRDIIAQLGNQNTFHRLRLGIGHPGVASMVSNFVLSRAPRAEQEKLDASIDFALGVLPDILAGEWNRAMKNLHSQKA; encoded by the coding sequence GTGACTGCCATCAAACTGATCGTTGGCCTGGGAAATCCAGGCGCTGAATACGAACAGACCCGGCATAACGCAGGGGCCCTTTTTGTTGAGCGCATCGCGCACGCGCAAGGTGTCAACCTTGTGGCCGATCGCAAATATTTCGGCCTGACCGGGCGCTATTCGCATCAGGGTCAAGATGTTCGTCTGCTGATTCCCACCACCTACATGAACCGCAGCGGCCAGGCCGTCGCGGCACTTGCCGGCTTCTTCCGCATCAAGCCTGAAGAAATCCTGGTGGCGCATGACGAACTCGATCTGCCTCCGGGCGTTGCCAAGCTTAAACAGGGCGGCGGCCATGGCGGTCACAACGGGTTGCGCGACATCATTGCGCAACTGGGCAATCAGAATACCTTTCACCGCTTGCGGCTTGGCATTGGCCACCCGGGCGTTGCCAGTATGGTTTCAAATTTCGTCCTGAGTCGTGCGCCACGCGCCGAACAGGAAAAACTCGATGCCAGCATCGACTTTGCCCTCGGCGTGCTGCCGGATATCCTCGCCGGGGAATGGAACCGCGCGATGAAAAACCTGCACAGCCAGAAGGCCTGA
- the ispE gene encoding 4-(cytidine 5'-diphospho)-2-C-methyl-D-erythritol kinase, giving the protein MTAPRLTLPSPAKLNLMLHILGRREDGYHELQTIFQFLDYGDEITFAVRDDGVIRLHTEFADVPHDNNLIVKAAKKLQEQSGCSLGVDIWIEKILPMGGGIGGGSSNAATTLLGLNHLWQLGWDEDRLAALGLTLGADVPVFVRGHAAFAEGVGEKLTPVEPEEPWYLVLVPQVSVSTAEIFSDPLLTRNTPPIKVRPVPKGNSRNDCLPVVARRYPDVRNALNLLGKFTEAKLTGTGSCVFGGFPSKAEADKVSALLTETLTGFVAKGSNISMLHRKLQSLL; this is encoded by the coding sequence ATGACTGCGCCACGCCTGACATTGCCCTCGCCCGCCAAGCTCAACCTGATGTTGCACATCCTCGGTCGCCGTGAAGACGGTTACCACGAGTTGCAAACGATTTTTCAGTTCCTCGATTATGGCGATGAAATCACCTTCGCCGTTCGCGACGATGGCGTGATTCGGTTGCACACCGAATTCGCCGACGTCCCTCACGACAATAACCTGATCGTCAAAGCCGCAAAAAAACTTCAGGAGCAATCCGGTTGTTCGCTGGGGGTCGACATCTGGATCGAAAAAATCCTGCCCATGGGCGGTGGAATCGGTGGCGGCAGCTCGAATGCGGCGACCACATTGCTGGGCCTCAATCATCTTTGGCAACTGGGTTGGGATGAGGATCGGCTCGCTGCTCTGGGTCTTACGCTTGGCGCCGACGTCCCGGTTTTCGTGCGTGGACACGCGGCTTTCGCCGAGGGCGTGGGGGAAAAACTCACCCCTGTAGAGCCCGAAGAACCGTGGTATCTCGTGCTGGTGCCGCAAGTATCTGTAAGTACAGCAGAAATTTTTTCAGATCCACTGTTGACACGTAACACTCCTCCCATTAAAGTGCGCCCCGTTCCCAAGGGAAACAGTCGAAATGACTGCTTACCGGTAGTAGCAAGGCGTTATCCAGATGTACGTAACGCATTGAATTTGTTAGGTAAATTCACCGAAGCAAAACTCACCGGAACTGGAAGTTGTGTGTTTGGGGGCTTCCCAAGCAAAGCTGAAGCTGATAAAGTCTCGGCCCTTCTGACAGAGACCCTTACAGGGTTTGTAGCGAAAGGAAGCAACATTTCGATGTTGCATCGCAAGCTGCAAAGTCTGCTCTAA
- the hemA gene encoding glutamyl-tRNA reductase, translated as MAFLALGINHKTASVDVRERVAFTPEQLVEALQQLCRLTDSREAAILSTCNRSELYIEQDHLSADIVLRWLADYHHLSLDELRASAYVHEDDAAVRHMMRVASGLDSLVLGEPQILGQMKSAYAVAREAGTIGPLLGRLFQATFNAAKQVRTDTAIGENPVSVAFAAVSLAKQIFSDLQRSQALLIGAGETITLVARHLHELGVKRIVVANRTLERASILAEQFGAHAVLLSDIPAELVRSDIVISSTASQLPILGKGAVESALKLRKHKPIFMVDIAVPRDIEPEVGELDDVYLYSVDDLHEVVAENLKSRQGAAQAAEEMVSIGAEDFMVRLRELAAVDVLKAYRQQSERLRDEELQKAQRMLANGSSAEDVLVQLARGLTNKLLHAPSVQLKKLSAEGRLDALAMAQELFALGEGSSDSFSDKKPQ; from the coding sequence ATGGCCTTCCTTGCACTCGGTATTAACCACAAGACTGCTTCAGTAGACGTCCGCGAGCGCGTGGCCTTTACCCCTGAGCAGCTGGTTGAGGCCTTGCAGCAGCTCTGCCGACTCACCGACAGCCGCGAAGCTGCGATCCTCTCCACCTGCAATCGCAGTGAACTGTATATAGAACAGGATCACCTTTCGGCTGACATCGTGTTGCGCTGGCTGGCCGATTATCATCATTTGAGCCTCGATGAGCTGCGTGCGAGCGCTTATGTGCATGAAGATGATGCGGCAGTTCGTCACATGATGCGGGTCGCCTCCGGGCTCGATTCGCTGGTGTTGGGTGAACCGCAGATTCTCGGTCAGATGAAATCGGCTTACGCCGTGGCTCGCGAGGCGGGCACCATCGGTCCGCTGCTCGGGCGGTTGTTCCAGGCCACATTCAATGCGGCCAAACAGGTGCGAACCGACACCGCCATCGGTGAAAACCCGGTGTCCGTGGCGTTTGCCGCGGTCAGCCTGGCGAAACAGATTTTCAGTGATTTGCAACGCAGCCAGGCTTTGCTGATCGGCGCCGGCGAGACCATTACCCTGGTCGCCCGTCATCTGCATGAGCTGGGGGTGAAGCGAATCGTGGTTGCGAACCGCACCCTGGAGCGCGCGAGCATTCTGGCCGAGCAGTTCGGCGCCCACGCAGTACTGCTCTCGGACATCCCGGCAGAACTGGTGCGCAGCGACATCGTCATCAGTTCCACCGCCAGCCAGTTGCCGATTCTCGGTAAAGGCGCGGTGGAAAGTGCCTTGAAATTGCGCAAGCACAAGCCGATTTTCATGGTGGATATCGCCGTCCCTCGGGATATCGAGCCGGAAGTCGGCGAGTTGGACGACGTTTACCTGTATAGCGTCGACGATCTCCACGAAGTGGTCGCCGAAAACCTCAAGAGCCGTCAGGGCGCTGCCCAGGCCGCCGAAGAGATGGTGTCGATTGGTGCCGAAGATTTCATGGTTCGCCTGCGCGAACTGGCAGCGGTGGATGTGCTCAAGGCTTATCGTCAACAAAGCGAGCGCCTGCGCGACGAAGAATTGCAGAAGGCCCAGCGCATGCTCGCCAATGGCAGCAGCGCCGAAGACGTGCTGGTGCAACTGGCCCGCGGCCTCACCAACAAACTCTTGCATGCTCCGAGCGTGCAATTGAAAAAGCTCTCTGCCGAAGGCCGCCTCGATGCGCTGGCCATGGCCCAAGAACTCTTTGCCCTCGGTGAGGGCTCATCGGATAGCTTTTCGGATAAAAAACCGCAATGA
- a CDS encoding 50S ribosomal protein L25/general stress protein Ctc: MNDFTLNAEVRSDLGKGASRRLRRLASLVPAVVYGGDKAPESISMLAKEVAKLLENEAAYSHIIELNVGGTKQNVVIKALQRHPAKGHVMHADFVRVVAGQKLTAIVPVHFINEEAPVKKGGEISHVTSEIEVSCLPKDLPEFIEVDLANAEVGSIIHLSDLKAPKGVEFVALAHGDDKAVANVHAPRVAPEAAEGAAE; this comes from the coding sequence ATGAACGATTTTACTCTGAATGCTGAAGTGCGTTCCGACCTGGGGAAAGGTGCGAGCCGCCGCCTGCGTCGTCTCGCAAGCCTGGTTCCAGCTGTAGTTTACGGTGGCGACAAAGCCCCTGAATCCATCAGCATGCTGGCTAAAGAAGTTGCCAAACTGCTCGAAAACGAAGCGGCTTACAGCCACATCATCGAGCTGAACGTTGGTGGCACCAAGCAAAACGTCGTAATCAAAGCTCTGCAACGTCACCCGGCCAAAGGCCACGTGATGCACGCTGACTTCGTACGCGTAGTTGCCGGCCAGAAACTGACCGCTATCGTTCCAGTGCACTTCATCAACGAAGAAGCACCGGTCAAGAAAGGCGGCGAGATTTCGCACGTGACTTCGGAAATCGAAGTGTCCTGCCTGCCGAAAGACCTGCCTGAATTCATCGAAGTCGACCTGGCTAACGCCGAAGTCGGTTCGATCATTCACCTGTCCGACCTCAAAGCCCCTAAAGGCGTTGAGTTCGTTGCTCTGGCACACGGCGATGACAAGGCTGTTGCCAACGTTCACGCTCCACGTGTTGCTCCAGAAGCTGCAGAAGGCGCTGCAGAGTAA
- the lolB gene encoding lipoprotein insertase outer membrane protein LolB, producing the protein MFLRHIIVFSFIALLAGCAGFVARESVQGQGNKAQWREHKQQLTGLDGWQINGKIGIRAPKDSGSGTLFWLQRQDYYDIRLSGPLGRGAARLTGRPGKVSLEVANQGRYDAPTPEALVEEQLGWKLPVSHLAWWVRGLPAPDSKSRLTLDVDSRLANLEQDGWQVEYLSYAEQNGYWLPERIKLHGTDLDVTLVIKEWQPRKLGQ; encoded by the coding sequence ATGTTTTTGCGCCACATCATCGTTTTCAGCTTCATCGCTCTGCTCGCCGGTTGCGCGGGCTTCGTTGCCCGCGAATCGGTCCAGGGTCAAGGCAACAAGGCCCAATGGCGCGAGCACAAGCAGCAACTGACCGGCCTCGACGGCTGGCAGATCAACGGCAAAATCGGCATCCGCGCACCAAAAGATTCGGGTAGCGGCACGTTGTTCTGGCTGCAACGCCAGGACTACTACGACATCCGTCTCTCTGGCCCGCTGGGTCGTGGCGCGGCCCGCTTGACCGGTCGCCCGGGCAAAGTCTCGCTGGAAGTGGCCAATCAGGGCCGATATGACGCGCCGACCCCGGAAGCTCTGGTTGAAGAACAACTGGGCTGGAAATTACCGGTATCCCATCTGGCGTGGTGGGTTCGCGGGCTCCCGGCCCCGGACAGCAAAAGTCGCCTGACCCTCGACGTCGACAGCCGCCTGGCCAATCTCGAACAGGATGGCTGGCAGGTCGAGTACCTGAGCTATGCCGAGCAGAACGGCTACTGGCTACCCGAGCGGATCAAACTGCACGGCACCGACCTTGATGTCACGCTGGTGATCAAGGAATGGCAACCACGCAAACTGGGGCAGTGA
- the prmC gene encoding peptide chain release factor N(5)-glutamine methyltransferase, producing MTIIASLLRAADLPDSPTARLDAELLLAAALGKSRSFLHTWPERIVPSEAALKFAEYLQRRRSGEPVAYILGQQGFWKLDLEVAPHTLIPRPDTELLVETALELLPATPATVLDLGTGSGAIALALASERPAWKVTAVDRVLEAVALAERNRQRLHLNNATVLSSHWFSALEGQRFQLIISNPPYIASTDPHLVEGDVRFEPASALVAGVDGLDDLRLIVAQAPDHLEAGGWLMLEHGYDQAEAVRDLLLSRGFEEVHSRTDLGGHERISLGRLPC from the coding sequence ATGACGATCATTGCCAGCTTGTTGCGCGCAGCTGATTTGCCCGACTCGCCCACCGCGCGTCTGGATGCCGAATTGCTGCTGGCGGCGGCCTTGGGCAAGTCCCGCAGTTTTCTGCACACCTGGCCTGAGCGTATCGTCCCGAGTGAAGCGGCCCTGAAGTTTGCCGAGTACCTGCAACGCCGCCGTAGCGGTGAGCCGGTGGCCTACATTCTGGGGCAGCAAGGCTTTTGGAAACTCGACCTGGAAGTCGCGCCCCACACGCTGATCCCGCGTCCCGACACCGAGTTGTTGGTAGAGACCGCGCTGGAACTGTTGCCGGCAACCCCGGCCACGGTTCTCGATTTGGGCACCGGCAGTGGCGCCATCGCCCTGGCCCTGGCCAGCGAACGTCCGGCCTGGAAAGTCACCGCCGTGGATCGTGTGCTGGAAGCCGTGGCCTTGGCCGAGCGTAATCGCCAGCGCCTACACCTGAACAACGCCACGGTGCTGAGTAGCCATTGGTTCAGCGCGTTGGAAGGCCAGCGTTTTCAGCTGATCATCAGCAATCCGCCCTACATTGCTTCGACCGATCCGCATTTGGTGGAAGGCGATGTGCGCTTCGAACCGGCCAGCGCTTTGGTCGCCGGCGTCGATGGGCTCGACGATCTGCGTCTGATCGTCGCCCAGGCACCGGATCATCTTGAGGCAGGTGGCTGGTTGATGCTCGAACATGGTTACGATCAAGCCGAGGCCGTGCGCGATTTGCTGCTGAGCCGCGGCTTTGAAGAGGTCCACAGCCGCACCGATCTGGGCGGCCACGAACGCATCAGTCTGGGGCGCTTGCCGTGCTGA
- a CDS encoding tetratricopeptide repeat protein, producing MNRSSALLLAFVFLSGCQALAPVSSDGTPPVEDSTPAPEKPKVYSSFSEETVFSLLSAELAGQRNRYDIALDNYVTQAINTQDPGISERAFRIAEYLGADQAALDTALVWAKNAPDDLEAQRAAAVQLARAGRYDDSMVYMEKVLQGKGDTHFDFLALSAADTDQDTRNGLMKGFDRLLQRHPHNNQLIFGKALLMQQDGDAKGALTLLEDNPPDEGEIAPILLRARLLQGLNRGDEALPLLQKSIKKYPDDKRLRLTYARMLVEQDRMEDAKVEFSSLVQQYPEDDELRYSLALVCLEAKAWDEAKGYLEDLIARESHVDSAHLNLGRIAEERNDPQGALIEYAQVGVGNDYLPAQLRQADILMSNGKTAEAQSRLAAERGEQPDYAIQLYLIEAETLSANKQGDKAWKVLQQALQQYPDDLNLLYTRAMLAEKRNDLAQMEKDLRLIIKRDPNNAMALNALGYTLSDRTTRYAEAKALIEQAHQINPEDPAVLDSLGWVNFRLGNLDEAERYLRQALERFPDQEVAAHLGEVLWANGKQREAKQIWSKFLKEQPDSPTLRGTIKRLTGSETL from the coding sequence ATGAATAGATCTTCCGCGTTGCTCCTCGCTTTTGTCTTCCTCAGCGGCTGCCAGGCCTTGGCGCCCGTTTCGTCGGACGGTACGCCGCCGGTCGAAGACAGCACTCCGGCTCCTGAAAAGCCCAAGGTTTACAGCTCGTTCAGTGAAGAAACCGTCTTCAGCCTGTTGAGCGCCGAACTGGCTGGCCAGCGCAATCGTTACGACATTGCCCTGGACAACTACGTGACCCAGGCCATCAATACCCAGGATCCGGGCATCTCCGAGCGGGCATTTCGCATTGCCGAGTATCTGGGTGCCGATCAGGCTGCCCTCGACACTGCACTGGTCTGGGCCAAAAACGCCCCGGACGATCTCGAGGCGCAACGGGCGGCGGCCGTGCAACTCGCCCGCGCAGGGCGTTATGACGACTCCATGGTCTATATGGAGAAAGTCCTGCAAGGCAAAGGCGACACGCATTTCGACTTTCTCGCCCTGTCCGCGGCCGATACCGACCAGGACACGCGCAACGGTCTGATGAAAGGTTTTGACCGCTTGTTGCAGCGCCATCCGCACAACAACCAGCTGATTTTCGGCAAGGCCTTGCTGATGCAACAGGACGGCGATGCCAAAGGTGCCTTGACCCTGCTCGAAGACAACCCGCCGGACGAGGGCGAAATAGCGCCGATCCTGCTGCGCGCGCGCCTGCTGCAAGGACTCAATCGTGGCGATGAAGCCCTGCCGCTGCTGCAAAAAAGCATCAAGAAATACCCGGACGACAAACGCCTGCGCCTGACTTATGCACGCATGCTGGTTGAACAGGACCGCATGGAAGATGCCAAGGTCGAGTTCTCGAGCCTGGTGCAGCAATACCCCGAAGACGACGAACTGCGTTATTCCCTGGCCCTGGTCTGCCTGGAAGCCAAGGCGTGGGACGAGGCCAAAGGTTACCTGGAAGATTTGATCGCTCGGGAAAGCCATGTCGACTCGGCACACCTGAACCTGGGGCGTATTGCTGAAGAGCGTAACGACCCGCAGGGCGCATTGATCGAATACGCCCAGGTCGGGGTGGGCAACGATTACCTGCCGGCACAATTGCGTCAGGCCGATATTCTGATGAGCAATGGCAAGACCGCCGAAGCCCAAAGCCGTCTGGCAGCCGAGCGCGGCGAGCAACCCGATTACGCGATCCAGTTGTACCTGATCGAAGCCGAAACCTTGTCTGCCAACAAACAGGGCGACAAGGCCTGGAAAGTCCTGCAGCAAGCCCTGCAGCAATACCCCGACGATCTGAATCTGCTGTATACCAGGGCCATGCTGGCAGAAAAACGCAATGACCTGGCGCAGATGGAAAAAGACCTGCGATTGATCATCAAGCGTGACCCGAACAATGCAATGGCGTTGAACGCTCTCGGCTACACCCTGTCCGACCGCACCACACGCTACGCCGAAGCCAAGGCCTTGATCGAACAGGCGCACCAGATCAACCCGGAAGACCCGGCAGTCCTCGACAGCCTCGGATGGGTCAATTTCCGCCTGGGTAACCTCGACGAAGCCGAGCGGTATTTGCGCCAGGCGCTGGAGCGCTTCCCCGATCAGGAAGTCGCCGCGCACCTGGGCGAAGTCCTGTGGGCCAACGGCAAACAACGCGAAGCCAAGCAAATCTGGAGCAAGTTCCTCAAGGAACAGCCCGACAGCCCTACCCTGCGCGGCACCATCAAGCGCCTGACCGGATCAGAGACTCTCTAA
- the prfA gene encoding peptide chain release factor 1, which produces MKASLLNKLDILQDRFEELTALLGDGEVISDQNKFRTYSKEYAEVEPIVGTYKQLLKVQSDLEGAQALLKDSDPDMREMAVEEVREAKEQLIEIEAQLQRMLLPKDPNDGRNVFLEIRAGTGGDEAAIFSGDLFRMYSRYAERRGWRVEILSENEGEHGGYKEVIARVEGENVYGKLKFESGAHRVQRVPATESQGRIHTSACTVAVLPEPDEQEAIEINPADLRVDTYRSSGAGGQHVNKTDSAIRITHLPSGIVVECQEERSQHKNRARAMSWLSAKLNDQQTSAAANAIASERKLLVGSGDRSERIRTYNFAQGRVTDHRVNLTLYSLDEILAGGVDAVIEPLLAEFQADQLAAIGE; this is translated from the coding sequence ATGAAAGCGTCACTGCTCAATAAGCTGGACATCCTCCAGGACCGCTTCGAGGAATTGACCGCCCTGCTTGGCGATGGCGAGGTCATTTCAGATCAAAACAAGTTCCGCACCTATTCCAAGGAATACGCGGAAGTCGAGCCGATCGTTGGCACCTATAAACAGCTGCTAAAAGTGCAAAGCGACCTTGAAGGGGCTCAGGCGCTGCTCAAGGACAGCGACCCGGACATGCGCGAAATGGCCGTGGAAGAAGTCCGCGAAGCCAAAGAGCAACTGATCGAAATCGAAGCCCAGCTGCAACGCATGCTGCTGCCAAAAGATCCCAACGATGGGCGCAACGTATTCCTCGAAATCCGTGCCGGCACCGGTGGTGACGAAGCGGCAATCTTTTCCGGTGACCTGTTCCGCATGTATTCGCGTTACGCCGAACGGCGTGGCTGGCGGGTAGAAATTCTCTCGGAGAACGAAGGCGAACACGGCGGCTATAAAGAAGTCATTGCCCGGGTCGAAGGCGAGAACGTTTACGGCAAGCTGAAGTTCGAATCCGGCGCACACCGCGTACAGCGGGTTCCGGCCACTGAATCCCAGGGCCGCATCCACACCTCGGCTTGCACCGTGGCCGTGTTACCCGAGCCGGACGAGCAGGAAGCGATCGAGATCAACCCGGCGGATCTGCGGGTCGACACCTATCGCTCCTCCGGTGCCGGTGGTCAGCACGTCAACAAGACCGACTCGGCGATTCGTATCACACACTTGCCGTCCGGTATTGTTGTCGAGTGCCAGGAAGAACGTTCCCAGCACAAGAACCGCGCCCGGGCGATGTCCTGGCTGTCGGCCAAGCTTAACGACCAACAGACCAGCGCAGCAGCCAATGCCATCGCCAGCGAGCGTAAGTTGCTGGTCGGTTCCGGTGACCGTTCCGAGCGTATTCGCACCTATAACTTTGCCCAGGGCCGGGTCACCGACCACCGGGTCAACCTGACGCTGTATTCGCTCGACGAAATTCTCGCCGGTGGCGTGGATGCGGTGATCGAACCGCTGCTGGCCGAGTTCCAGGCCGACCAATTGGCGGCGATAGGTGAGTAA
- a CDS encoding ribose-phosphate pyrophosphokinase: MSKMMVFTGNANPDLARRVVRQLHIPLGDISVGKFSDGEITAEINENVRGKDVFIIQPTCAPTNDNLMELVVMADAFRRSSATRITAVIPYFGYARQDRRPRSARVAISAKVVADMLTVVGIDRVLTVDLHADQIQGFFDIPVDNIYGSPVLVDDIEDQRFENLMIVSPDIGGVVRARAVAKSLGVDLGIIDKRREKANHSEVMHIIGDVEGRTCILVDDMVDTAGTLCHAAKALKEHGAAKVFAYCTHPVLSGRAIENIENSVLDELVVTNTIPLSAAAQACARIRQLDIAPVVAEAVRRISNEESISAMFR, from the coding sequence GTGTCCAAGATGATGGTCTTTACGGGGAACGCTAACCCCGATCTGGCTCGGCGTGTTGTACGTCAGCTGCATATCCCTCTCGGTGACATCTCTGTCGGTAAGTTCTCCGACGGCGAAATTACTGCCGAGATCAATGAAAACGTTCGTGGTAAAGACGTCTTCATTATTCAGCCGACTTGCGCTCCGACCAACGATAACCTGATGGAACTGGTAGTGATGGCTGATGCCTTCCGCCGCTCCTCGGCTACTCGTATCACTGCTGTTATTCCTTACTTTGGTTATGCCCGTCAGGATCGCCGTCCGCGTTCCGCACGTGTGGCTATCAGCGCGAAAGTCGTTGCTGACATGCTTACCGTAGTCGGCATCGACCGTGTTCTCACGGTTGATCTGCATGCTGACCAGATTCAGGGCTTCTTCGATATTCCGGTAGATAACATCTACGGCTCCCCGGTACTGGTGGATGACATTGAAGATCAGCGCTTCGAAAACCTGATGATCGTGTCCCCGGACATTGGTGGCGTCGTGCGTGCACGGGCTGTTGCCAAATCCCTGGGCGTGGATCTCGGGATCATCGACAAACGCCGTGAGAAAGCCAATCACTCTGAAGTGATGCATATCATCGGTGATGTCGAAGGGCGTACCTGTATTCTGGTCGATGACATGGTCGATACCGCCGGCACTCTGTGCCACGCGGCCAAGGCCCTGAAAGAGCATGGCGCTGCCAAGGTTTTCGCCTACTGCACGCACCCTGTGCTGTCGGGTCGGGCGATCGAAAACATTGAAAATTCCGTGCTGGACGAGCTGGTGGTAACAAACACCATCCCGCTGTCCGCTGCAGCACAAGCCTGTGCGCGTATCCGTCAACTGGATATCGCACCGGTAGTTGCCGAGGCGGTTCGCCGCATCAGCAATGAAGAATCGATCAGCGCGATGTTCCGTTAA